TCAATCCTACAATCTGCAAATCGTCCTGCCAAATACTTATCTCTATGTGGGGCTACTCCAATCCCAGACGGAATAATTGGCCGGTCGATCCCATGGTCATCGTGAATCTGAATCCGATGCCCGCGTGCGTTATCcggagggagagggatgtGGGGAACCTATATACACCTGTATATCCACGCAGCATGCCCAACTTCAAGACTCTTCTTTCCGAAACCGTAAGACACCATGCTCGTCGAACAGTTTGACCAGCTTGTCGCACTGGTCCAGGGTCAGCGCGTCCTTAGCTACCCTAGATGGAGTGGTATAGATCTCGCAGCAGTAACCACCCCGATCTTAGCCCTGCTCGCTCTAGCTCTGGCAATTGACTATGGCTACATGCTATATCTCCACTTTAAAATGGCAAGCCTATCCTACCCATCAAAACATATACACTGATATGATACAGTGAGTGATACAGTGCTAACACCAAACAGCCCCCAGGCCcgctccccctccccctaATCGGGAACACacacctcctccctccctcaAAACCCTGGCTCTACTTCGAGTCCCTGTCAAAACAATACAACACACCAATAATCACATTCTGGACCGGCCGCCGTCCTACAATCTGGCTCTGCGACGCCTGGACCGCACACGCGCTGCTGGATAAACGCGCAGCGCTATACGCCTCACGGCCGCGCATGGTCGTCTTCGCCGAACTCGGCGCGGGCCAGGAAAACCTCGTGAATATGTACTACGGCGATCGCTGGCGGCTACATCGGAAACTCACACACATGGGGGTCGGACTGCAGCAGGTGCGCAAGTATCGCGGGTTCCAGAACGACGAGAGTAGAGTCGTTGCGTATGATTTGCTCAGAGAGCCGGGTGAGTATGTGCGCCATTTCGAGCGGTATGCGACCAGTGTGGTTTCGATTATTGGCTTTGGCAGACGCGTCAGAAGTTATAGGGATCCGATTGTTACGGAGGTTATTGCTGTTATGCAGAGGGCTGCGGAGTTGAATGTCCCTGGGAAGGGGGCGCCGATGGTTATGGAGAGTTTTCCTAGTACGTGTTctttactttactttactttGCTTTGCGTTACGGGAATTCTGGGTTGAGGTGTTGAGTGTTATGGTAGTTCTTGCGAAATTCCCGAATTGCATTGCGCCCTGGAAACAGGGACTTGGGGGAGGACAAGGACGCGGACGACCGTTCTTCTATGCTctggctgaagaagcagcgAATGCAGAGAAAGCCTCGACTACGAAACAGGGAGAGCCATGTTATGCGCAACGAATCTTCGATGAAGCACCAAAGTATAACCTATCAAAGATGGAaatctcttctctctcggGAAATCTATTCGGAGCAGGGAGCGATACGTCGAGTTCGACACTTGTGACATTTGCCCTGGCGTGCTGCGCGTTTCCTGAGACGTTACCTCGGGCATGGGAGGAGCTTGATCGGGTTGTTGGGCCGCATCGGAGTCCGGCGTTTGAAGATGAGGCTGAGTTGGTATATGTTAAAGCATTTGTGAAAGAGGTGCTCAGGTGGAGGTCTGTGGCTATCATCGGAGGCCAGCCGCATGCGCCTATTCAAGATGATGTTTATGAGGTACGCGCCTTTACTATGGGACACACTAATATACTAACAAAGGAGTAGGGCTATCTAATCCCAAAAGGAACCTGGGTGCAAGGCAACGTCTGGGCAATCCACCATAACGAGCGTGAATTCCCAGACCCCGATAGGTTTAATCCGGATAGGTATATGTCCGGAAGTCCAGATTCACGGCCTTTCCCCGGCGAGAAGGGGTATATGACGTTTGGATGGGGACGGCGGGTGTGCAGTGGACAGGGTCTAGCTGAGCAGGGCACCTTCATCACGATAGCGCGGTTGCTGTGGGGGTTTCGGATTGAGAAGGCGAGAGCTGAGAAGGGGGATGAGATTCCGGTTGATATTTTCGATTATACGTATGTATCTGCGAATATTTGAAGGTGGAGTGTGCTGACTGTATAGGAACGGCCTCAACATGCGCCCTAATCCGTTCGAGTGCAGTATTACGCCTCGCAGTGAGGAGATTCGGTCGACGATTGAGCGGGAGGGAGAGCAGGCCTTGCAGTATCTGGCGAAATATGATGGCGAGTCGAAGTACCGGATGAGTACTTATTATGCTGAGCAGAAGCTGTAGTAGCACTGCCTGATTTCAGGTCTATTGTGCCATCACATCAAACCAAACAGAACCATTAGCAAAAAGGTCCAAGGCCTGCCGGACCAAACCAGGTTGGTAGTATATGAATTCTCGGTGTGAATTTGATAGCCTGTAATGGTGGACCTTGCACCAATAGCCTATTTTCAGATAGTTGTAGTTATccagccagcttctccaCGTTCCAAGTGCATCTTGAAAGAACTGTTCATGCTCGCTCTGAACTGTAAACTCTGCTTGAGCTAAGCTCGCATGTTGTGGCCAATGCAATACCGAATACCCAAGGAATCCGCAAGTGGGTTGCAACGTGGACCTATCCATGCCTGGCCGGCATTTTTCAAAGATTACCGGCAGCTTTCATTTCGTGCAGCTCAGTTATCAAGAATTCCTGGACAGACGTATGCAACAGTCGTACGTAGCCgctgtcaacaacaaccaatGAGCGGCACAAGTCGATGGTTTCTCGGGTGAACTGAAGGCGACTACTTAGATCCTCGCCCAAGAGTTGGCATGCTTCGGCTATTTCAGCTATCGTCACGGGTTGTAACGCAAACTTGACAACCACATATAACCGCTTTAACCGTGGATAATCATCTGGACTGCTGGGCGTGATGGCCGCACTGAGCAAGTCTTTGTATATGTCATATAATCCGCTTGGCAAAGCTTCTAGTGTCTTGACTGCCTCCCTTGACTGCACGTCTTCCAACTCCTTACAGGCGATGCCGACCCATAAAAACGTCCCATCGGCCTTTGCTTCCAGTAGCTGTGACACTCTTCGCGCAACTGACTCAGAGTAATTTTTCCGCCTCGCAAGGTCCTGAACCTTATCTTGAATCACGGCTCTAAGGTCATCAGTTATCTCATTGCATGAGCCCAAGTCTATGGATCTGAAAACAGATAGACGATCCCTAATCTGAGAGTACGGACGACTGATGATCAAAAAATGCAGGCTGGATGTGGCCAAACTAGCGTCTGTTGCTCTTCCGAACAATAGGTAGATTTGTTGAAGCAATATCTTCTGTGACTCGTCTTCACATTCGTCGAGAGCGTCAACGATGCAATATATCTCGACACCCCTAGACCCTCGGCTTATCTCCATCAGTACCGCCCATAGTGCGTCAAACGACGTGAATAGCCGCTCTCCCTGAACATCATATCTTGACATGATCTGTTCAATGAAAGGCGGGCATTGCTTGATAATTTGGTATAGAAGACCACGTAGTATGGAGGTCGCCTTTCTATGATGTTCAGAGCCGGAATcgcaaaagaagaaagagataaTATTGTCTCCGTTGCTGAAATAGTCTTTCCTTGGCAGTTCTTCGGCAAGGGTCATGGCCATCGTGGATTTGCCGATTCCAGGATTGCCGTACAGCCACAGGAGGTTTTGTTCTACGTCGCTCATGCATTGAGCTTGTCGAAACCATGATTTGACTTCGTCTGATTCCAAGAACCAGCTACCTGTCCCTGATGTGcggtttccttttctcctctttAGTTTGTTCAGGTCCTCTTCTGGGTCTGTGATGAATAGATTCGCGAGGCATGCCTTGTGCTTGTCACTAAATTCAAAGACTGATATACGGTTAGCTAATGAGTCTGCAAGGATAAGATGCCACGCCACGTCTCGTTCCGAGGGCACACTCTTCTTTGCCAGAATTGTGTCCGCGCCCATCAAGAACAATAAGATATCTGACATCACAAACCTCCTATGAGACACTCAACTAACCTTTGTTGTTTGCGGGCCTCCAGTAGTCCAAGAAAGCCTTCATCACCGAGGCTCCAGTTGCTGCTGCGTATGCCTGCCACAGCTTGTTCTTATGACTATCGGCATAGTCACACACGCCCTTGATGATGATACATGGAATATTGTCCCATACTCCAGCCCCTTCCATCTCGAAGCCAAtggccttctctttcttaaCAATTTCATCGCGATGCTGTCCAGACTTCATGACCGTGTCTGCGGAAACAACTGGTCCGATATGAATGGAGGTCGGGATGGCTTCCAAGACCTCTCGATGTCGGATGATT
This genomic interval from Aspergillus puulaauensis MK2 DNA, chromosome 7, nearly complete sequence contains the following:
- a CDS encoding cytochrome P450 (COG:Q;~EggNog:ENOG410PM8V;~InterPro:IPR001128,IPR002401,IPR036396;~PFAM:PF00067;~go_function: GO:0005506 - iron ion binding [Evidence IEA];~go_function: GO:0016705 - oxidoreductase activity, acting on paired donors, with incorporation or reduction of molecular oxygen [Evidence IEA];~go_function: GO:0020037 - heme binding [Evidence IEA];~go_process: GO:0055114 - oxidation-reduction process [Evidence IEA]), with translation MLVEQFDQLVALVQGQRVLSYPRWSGIDLAAPPGPLPLPLIGNTHLLPPSKPWLYFESLSKQYNTPIITFWTGRRPTIWLCDAWTAHALLDKRAALYASRPRMVVFAELGAGQENLVNMYYGDRWRLHRKLTHMGVGLQQVRKYRGFQNDESRVVAYDLLREPGEYVRHFERYATSVVSIIGFGRRVRSYRDPIVTEVIAVMQRAAELNVPGKGAPMVMESFPILAKFPNCIAPWKQGLGGGQGRGRPFFYALAEEAANAEKASTTKQGEPCYAQRIFDEAPKYNLSKMEISSLSGNLFGAGSDTSSSTLVTFALACCAFPETLPRAWEELDRVVGPHRSPAFEDEAELVYVKAFVKEVLRWRSVAIIGGQPHAPIQDDVYEGYLIPKGTWVQGNVWAIHHNEREFPDPDRFNPDRYMSGSPDSRPFPGEKGYMTFGWGRRVCSGQGLAEQGTFITIARLLWGFRIEKARAEKGDEIPVDIFDYTNGLNMRPNPFECSITPRSEEIRSTIEREGEQALQYLAKYDGESKYRMSTYYAEQKL
- a CDS encoding uncharacterized protein (COG:M;~EggNog:ENOG410PKG6;~InterPro:IPR000845,IPR035994,IPR027417,IPR007111;~PFAM:PF01048,PF05729;~SECRETED:SignalP(1-23);~go_function: GO:0003824 - catalytic activity [Evidence IEA];~go_process: GO:0009116 - nucleoside metabolic process [Evidence IEA]), encoding MRPESRNSFTIAIVCALPLEADAVEILFDEIYDRLGRHYGKQHGDANAYINGRIGKHDVVLCYMPGIGKGSAATVASSLQVSYTGIELALVVGICGGTPQPSKSQDIFLGDVIISDSVIEYDFGRQYPCGFQRKTGVKDTLGRPSREIRTLLNGLRTDNSGIELQNKAEQYLRVLQQKGAKWSHPRVNDVVFKPSYIHKHSDYTSLGMCSCFGGASPDQICEEALEADCDDLGCDKGQIIRHREVLEAIPTSIHIGPVVSADTVMKSGQHRDEIVKKEKAIGFEMEGAGVWDNIPCIIIKGVCDYADSHKNKLWQAYAAATGASVMKAFLDYWRPANNKVFEFSDKHKACLANLFITDPEEDLNKLKRRKGNRTSGTGSWFLESDEVKSWFRQAQCMSDVEQNLLWLYGNPGIGKSTMAMTLAEELPRKDYFSNGDNIISFFFCDSGSEHHRKATSILRGLLYQIIKQCPPFIEQIMSRYDVQGERLFTSFDALWAVLMEISRGSRGVEIYCIVDALDECEDESQKILLQQIYLLFGRATDASLATSSLHFLIISRPYSQIRDRLSVFRSIDLGSCNEITDDLRAVIQDKVQDLARRKNYSESVARRVSQLLEAKADGTFLWVGIACKELEDVQSREAVKTLEALPSGLYDIYKDLLSAAITPSSPDDYPRLKRLYVVVKFALQPVTIAEIAEACQLLGEDLSSRLQFTRETIDLCRSLVVVDSGYVRLLHTSVQEFLITELHEMKAAGNL